The DNA sequence TAGCTAAAGAAACCATCatacctttttcattttcagactCGGAATCAGAAGATTCTGATGaatctttttctgcaacaaattTAGATACTGGTTTAGCCCAATGGTTAGTTGCAGCAGGTTTTTCATCTGAATCTGAGCTTGAACTTGATTCTTTTGACTGTGAGGGTAATAATGCAGCTTTGCCACCAGTTTTTCCTACCGCTGGCTTTTTCACCGGCTTTTGTCTTGATTTTGCATTGTCAGAATCGGAAGAGGAATCAGAGCTAGacgattccttttttttaagttgaggtttattaatttgttttgcaGGCACAGTTGTCTGTTTGCTGTTTCCTTTAAGAGTAGCAGAATCATCTTCTGAATCCGAGTCACTTGAATCTTCTTTTGCAGCTTTATTGGTAgatgttactttattttttaactgctgGGTAGTTTTCAATGGAGCCTGTTTTAAAGCAGCAGTAGCCTTCCCTTTGCCTTTCTCATCTTCTGAATCAGAGCTGGAATCAGAGCTGGATTCTGCTTTCTTTGTAAGCTGAGCATTTTTTGCAGCTGGTGATTTAGTAACACCTTTTGAATCTACTTTTTTTGCTGCTGTGGTAGTATCGTCATCAGAACTAGAACTAGAATCAGAGCTAGATTTTCCTTTCTTTGCAAGTTGATTACTTTTTAAAACTGGAGGTTTAATGACAGTTTTAGAATCTGCTTTTTTAACAGGCATACTGCTGTTTTTTGTTGCAATATCATCATCAGACTCTGAACTAGAATCAGAACTAGATTTCTTCTTTGAAAGCTGTAAACCTGCACTTGGAGATTTACTAGCATTTTTTGGATCTTTTTTCACAGCTTGGAGGCTGGATATGCTTTTTGTTGCTGTATCAGAGTCGGAACTAGATTCAGAACTTGACGACTCTTTTTTCGAAAGCGAAGCACTTTTAACGGCAGTAATTTTAGGATCATCTTTTTTAGTTAGGATGCTAGCTTTTTGTTTCGCAGTAGTATCATCAGAATCGGAATCTGAGCTGGACTCTTCTTTTGAGAGAACACTTTTAGCATTAGGGGACTTAATATTTGGTGTAACCTTTTGCTTAGTAACAACTGTTTTACTTTTTGCTTCGTCTGAATCGGAATCAGAACTAGATGATTCTGCTGCTTTTTTAACAAGTGTGGGCAAAGACAGATTCGCTTTTTTTGTCTGAGCGACAAGCGCCggctttttcttattttgcaaCTTATCATCTTCAGAATCTGAATCAGAAGAAGAGGATTCAGATTTTTTACCCTTTTGCTTCTGCACCACTGGACTTTTTGGTGGCAAAGCTTTTCCTGCCTGTACAGGTTTGGTTGGCAACTGTTTTGAAGTTACAACCTTATTTTTGCTTCTCTTATCATCTTCGGATTCAGAACTAGAATCAGATGAAGACTCTTCAGCTTGTGCTTTTTTAGGTGCAGAATTTTGAACTTGAGCTTTaggcccttttaaaacttgctgtTTGGAATTTTCCTGCTTTTTTGTTGAACTTTCATCTGAATCAGAGTCTGAATCACTCGATGCTGATGGCTTTTTAGACAATACAGGATTAGTTAATTTAAGATTGGTTGGtttttgtgaaacattttttaaggttGCCTCATCTTCGGATTCTGAACTAGAGTCGGAATCGGATTTTCCTTTCAATCCAGGTGCAGTAGGTTTCGCATTCTTTTGATTTTGGGGAACTACTTTTGTTGCAACAGGAGATTTCTTTGCTGGCAACACCTTGCTAGTTTTTTCATCCTCAGAACTAGAATCAGAACTGTCtgcgaaaagaaaaaagttgctTAAAAAGAAATGCAACAGTTATGCATATCAACATTGAATATTGACAGAAAAGTGGACAGTTAAAAATTGGCAACAGCGTGAGTTAAAAATAAGTTCTAAACATAAAGAGTAGTAAAaacttataataaaatataaatggaaCTTATTAAGACctgattgtattttaaaaaattcagtttaaatttttgagttttttctccATATATTTCTCATTTAACTTAGGTATCTCATGTAACTACTAGATTTTAAGCAGTACATTACCactcttaagccagggctaaagcagacagggttgtcctattttgtccaccccggaaaaaaccATTCCGGACAAAATGTCATACAGTAGAataccattataacgcacaccttgggaccagagcttttgcgttatatagatcatttcacaaattttgaaactaatattcagaaaatatttatatattagcacttcagaatgagttttatctgcaatgagtattaaagcactaatattaaaattagtcattcacaaatatgtttcacaattaaaatcctgcacttctgctagcttcatggtttgcataacagctgcattttcaagagccatctggtattttctgtttactatgagtattaattttcaatttaaaagctttgaaataagatgaaaagataaaaaactttcaaaatttaatttgcctaacaatttttatttttgcaaagcaaaacagagggattttttaaacttcaaaacctattgtttacttctgaaaagtagtgcggtttatagagaattgggttatacaggtcggcgttataacggtcttctactgtattgtaAATTTTGTTCACTTCATTAGTAAACTggaagttttgagttaaaaatttgaagtttgaaaataataaataattatatagatttttcctattcaagtaatattttaatataaaaatagcatacataaatatgtacataaacaattgcttgtaaaatagtttaaagtgaaaataaaaaaagtaaggtcagttgaagtttatgtaagagtgttaataaatcaaatgagtattaaaattaattataagcaattattaacatttataaaatcaaaacataatatttaaaaagcgcatttaaagcatttttttaaaagaaaagtattaatgaaagaaatattggcatgaagtgaaatctgttcttgcaatacaaagacaaaatgtgatgatcagcaacaggctctgactaGGCTGATCCtaatcaatttattagtccctaaTGAAGATAATAGCCcatttaaagctatctaccctcttGCCAATTATAGCCTCTTCCACtacactgttctgagtacccacaaccctactaaagtagtaatttttctttaatttgtatgacattaacatatccataaaatatgctgagtatataaatattttaccatggagtgacatcaataaaaacttgaaaaatataaaagttataaaatatttttagtctataaatttttgttttgtatgtatgtctctaagcatttcatttgactttcccattaagtttattttctactatcaggggtctgtccaggatttttcacaaggtccgtttttttgtgaaaaatcaaataattttatgaaaaatgaattaattttgaaaaatcaaataactttgcaaaaaaaaaattgttaaaacgaaattttagaatttagagatggcacgaactgcatcaattaaacttaaagttgagtgtttttccGGTATTTggccccggggggggggggggggggcatcgccctctcaagtatcaatatttatctacccttctacattatgttaaattatactagaaatatttctgtacagcatttaaagtaattaacaaaaaaaaaaaaaaaataataatttaaaattcagaatagggagTTCAgcttttaactttttgacccaagacactcttaaaatgcacagaatttcgtttaaaacttataaattccgtgattttaacaaaaataaaaggatattttaattgtttacctcttaacaaagcgtaataatcatcaaaatttcgaaaaatcggattcccatagcggatgcaaagagatcgcctTTCTCAAAGttaaggcatcaaaagtataaaaacggcttgtaaaaaaaatatttttgataaaattattttaaaattgcattttagagtcctatgataaacatttcattaatatctgtggacacagttgacgccaagaaaaaaaaatatataaataaataaaataaaccatctattcagcattttaatttttgactcataacagaaaatggaattttgctttaaaaacttgaaatgagagttctaacagaataaagagacttttcatttatttgcatcctaataaagcgaagttagcttgaaaaaagaacaaaatatgattctcatatcggatgttaaaaaattgcatttttcaaaatgtagacatctaaagaaaaaaaaacggtaattaaaagagtttatttaaagttaatcatccttgttagcatcgaaaaatcaaaacccatataattttctcccaaaataacaattaaacatcgcaccgcaccataaaaatgcaaatattgacaagctggtaaaatgatgagaatattttcgagtcaagtcattataaaggttcaacgccagacgctaagtggtgataattttgaagttggtaaccctatctgaaacgatcatatttttcccccaTCCTTACTACCcatttgcagttctaagttcatttcgcagatatatattattattgtttattaaatcatgagcagggagaaaagtgcttaccaatgccttttcagaacagtttacaacaacaccgctgctaattagctgtgacaaaacaaacaaccattatatttatttgacagtagcaattatttattgcttgcaggagcatcacaagagtgccgatttttttttttttccccaaaattagccgattttgtaaaagctgatccctctaatttgacttaaaaaaaggttccaaaaactatcggtttatacacagaaatatgcacagaaatatgcgttGTTTTGCTTTCACATttcatttgctctttcaataaacaatttgtgatagatccaatcttgtttatcagaattttgtgaagggttcgttttgtttgatcgggattttgtgaaaggtccgttttgtttgatcgggattttgtgacaaggtccgttttggttgatcggatttttgtgaagggtccgttaacggatccaaatatcctctggccagacccctgactaTTGTACATAATAGTCTAATAATGGccaatagcttattcacattgttaaattttattacttttaagtaaattatgatctaaaattaacTGCATCaatgtataattaaatttattttcagatttatgaaattctaaagctaatgattatattttaattaagggtcattccatacagattcaatggatgagtgcgctcgaccttttttaatttctttgaatctcatatcccaaaaagatgcatatgaatgatgtttaaaatcacttttattttttctctaaccttaacccttggttttttaggggtcatcaaaagtcattttcgcagtcaaaaatgggacttttacctttgcattttggccaaaatctatttgaattacatttatggcagttaattttacgctttgatgttaaagtgtataagatgatagtcttacatgctgagttacgtggctgtaacttaataatcaaaataatggcaacaggttaaagttcacggtcaaatgtaaaatttttacacatttcaaagggtcataactcgcttaggggataaaaacacaaagtgaaatatggcaaaaactaatcactggagtcacactaatgagaaaatacagctgtaattgtgtgtttgtttaccctttataaatcaAAGCccttcaaagatcagaaaattgtgaaaaatgacatttttagacccctgtaaaccaaaaggggatggaattaaaattaaaatttgttggccaattgaatattccattcaagtactatacatgttatatatattgttttgtgtatttggtttgtaaaaaagatacagatctt is a window from the Uloborus diversus isolate 005 chromosome 6, Udiv.v.3.1, whole genome shotgun sequence genome containing:
- the LOC129223895 gene encoding nucleolar and coiled-body phosphoprotein 1-like; its protein translation is MASENNMDVNALVYSYLLKKSPKSAKIFAKSTSVKELPSGSPSLEDLIKQKTLQNALPKKKESDSSDSSSEDEKTSKVLPAKKSPVATKVVPQNQKNAKPTAPGLKGKSDSDSSSESEDEATLKNVSQKPTNLKLTNPVLSKKPSASSDSDSDSDESSTKKQENSKQQVLKGPKAQVQNSAPKKAQAEESSSDSSSESEDDKRSKNKVVTSKQLPTKPVQAGKALPPKSPVVQKQKGKKSESSSSDSDSEDDKLQNKKKPALVAQTKKANLSLPTLVKKAAESSSSDSDSDEAKSKTVVTKQKVTPNIKSPNAKSVLSKEESSSDSDSDDTTAKQKASILTKKDDPKITAVKSASLSKKESSSSESSSDSDTATKSISSLQAVKKDPKNASKSPSAGLQLSKKKSSSDSSSESDDDIATKNSSMPVKKADSKTVIKPPVLKSNQLAKKGKSSSDSSSSSDDDTTTAAKKVDSKGVTKSPAAKNAQLTKKAESSSDSSSDSEDEKGKGKATAALKQAPLKTTQQLKNKVTSTNKAAKEDSSDSDSEDDSATLKGNSKQTTVPAKQINKPQLKKKESSSSDSSSDSDNAKSRQKPVKKPAVGKTGGKAALLPSQSKESSSSSDSDEKPAATNHWAKPVSKFVAEKDSSESSDSESENEKGMMVSLAKSNKPQANSLPNVPKNSNAIALSKNAKASSDSSDTDSDDSSAPQKKPTGPTTASKIQPMTKPTPPQKRTHSVSSSDSSDSDNDKTSVPANLSVKATGKTSKSNDSSKGKNPTKKKKGSSDSSDSDDSSSNKLNVKAQVTNKPKPSGSSALNGNVSLKSLNSAADSSSEDSSDSDKPKLSQSKGISKAQLIDKYVSLKSKDSSSSSSDSEDEKSKNNSKLSPVTPKLLSMTQEKSNNTSTPVESLKRPADESLVASDSTKKRRRGSSPFRRIKSEDYDIDPRLQQSSQQKKHEMPKIGSAKGRQFRHEKTKKKKGNHSFGKIDTSVKSITFD